In the genome of Raphanus sativus cultivar WK10039 chromosome 4, ASM80110v3, whole genome shotgun sequence, one region contains:
- the LOC108854856 gene encoding 60S ribosomal protein L13-3 codes for MKHNNEIQGSHFRKHWQNNVKTWFNQPARKTRRRVARQEKAVKIFPRPTSGALRPVVHARTIKYNMKVRAGKGFTLEELKAAGIAKKLAPTIGISIDHRRKNRSLEGLQSNVQRLKTYKAKLVVFPRRSRVVKAGDSTPEELANATQVQGGYMPIAREKVAMELVKVTADMKSFKAYDKIRLERTNKRHAGVRANRATDAEKEEKK; via the exons ATGAAGCACAACAATGAGATCCAAGGCTCACACTTCAGGAAACACTGGCAGAACAATGTTAAAACATGGTTCAACCAACCTGCCCGGAAAACCAGAAGAAGAGTTG CGAGACAGGAGAAGGCAGTGAAGATCTTCCCTCGTCCCACCTCTGGAGCTCTCCGTCCTGTTGTTCACGCACGGACAATCAAGTACAACATGAAAGTCAGAGCCGGTAAAGGCTTCACTCTCGAGGAGCTTAAG GCTGCTGGTATTGCAAAGAAGTTGGCTCCAACGATTGGAATCTCAATTGATCACCGTCGTAAGAACCGTTCCTTGGAGGGTCTTCAATCCAATGTTCAAAGGTTAAAGACCTACAAGGCCAAGTTGGTTGTCTTTCCTCGCCGATCCCGTGTAGTCAAG GCTGGTGATTCTACTCCAGAGGAGCTTGCTAATGCAACTCAAGTCCAAGGAGGTTACATGCCTATCGCTAGAGAGAAGGTTGCGATGGAGCTTGTGAAGGTGACTGCTGATATGAAGTCATTCAAGGCTTATGACAAGATCCGTCTTGAGCGCACTAACAAACGCCATGCTGGTGTCAGAGCCAATAGAGCCACCGATGctgagaaagaagagaagaaataa